The genomic interval ACGATTGCCATTTTTGAGAACTCCTCTTACTCGGCTGCGCCCATGAAGTCGATGTCCTGACCAGCTTTCAGGGTCACATAAGCCTTTTTCCAATCGGAACGACGGCCTACACGCGCACCTGAGCGCTTGGTCTTACCCTTCATGTTCAGGGTACGGACGGTCTCAACTTCGACCTCGAACAGTTTCGCAACTGCAGCTTTGACTTCCGCCTTGGTGGCAT from Aeromonas rivipollensis carries:
- the rplW gene encoding 50S ribosomal protein L23 codes for the protein MIREERLLKVLKAPHISEKSTMVAEKQNTIVFKVAVDATKAEVKAAVAKLFEVEVETVRTLNMKGKTKRSGARVGRRSDWKKAYVTLKAGQDIDFMGAAE